A region of Bacillus rossius redtenbacheri isolate Brsri chromosome 2, Brsri_v3, whole genome shotgun sequence DNA encodes the following proteins:
- the LOC134529882 gene encoding uncharacterized protein LOC134529882, which yields MKDFGLTADMKELRCPSPSRVSYVTFPEPSRSLATGHSFPEPSRSLTAGHSFPEPSRSLATGHSFPEPSRSLATGHSFPEPSRSLTAGHSFPEPSRSLATGHSFPEPSRSLTAGHSFPEPSRSLATGHSFPEPSRSLATGHSFPEPSRSLTAGHSFPEPSRSLATGHSFPEPSRSLTAGHSFPELSRSLATGHSFPEPSRSLRTGHSFPEPSRSLATGHSFPEPSRSLAAGHSFPEPSVSLTAGHSFPEPSRSLTAGHSFPEPSRSLTTGHSFPEPSRSLATGHSFPEPRLARSPPDTRSRIRLARSVPDTRSRSLSLTAGHSFPEPSRSLATGHSFPEPSRSLAAGHSFPEPSVSLTAGHSFPEPSRSLATGHSFPEPSRSLTAGHSFPELSRSLATGHSFPEPSRSLRTGHSFPEPSRSLATGHSFPEPSRSLAAGHSFPEPSVSLTAGHSFPEPSRSLTAGHSFPEPSRSLTTGHSFPEPSRSLATGHSFPEPSRSFTAGHSFPEPSRSLTAGHCVLMRQLQTTPVLLKVSDYE from the exons ATGAAAGATTTCGGCCTCACAGCAGATATGA AGGAGCTCCGCTGTCCTTCACCGAGCCGCGTCAGCTATGTGACGTTCCCGGAGCCGTCTCGCTCGCTCGCCACCGGACACTCGTTCCCGGAGCCGTCTCGCTCGCTCACCGCCGGACACTCGTTCCCGGAGCCGTCTCGCTCGCTCGCCACCGGACACTCGTTCCCGGAGCCGTCTCGCTCGCTCGCCACCGGACACTCGTTCCCGGAGCCGTCTCGCTCGCTCACCGCCGGACACTCGTTCCCGGAGCCGTCTCGCTCGCTCGCCACCGGACACTCGTTCCCGGAGCCGTCTCGCTCGCTCACCGCCGGACACTCGTTCCCGGAGCCGTCTCGCTCGCTCGCCACCGGACACTCGTTCCCGGAGCCGTCTCGCTCGCTCGCCACCGGACACTCGTTCCCGGAGCCGTCTCGCTCGCTCACCGCCGGACACTCGTTCCCGGAGCCGTCTCGCTCGCTCGCCACCGGACACTCGTTCCCGGAGCCGTCTCGCTCGCTCACCGCCGGACACTCGTTCCCGGAGTTGTCTCGCTCGCTCGCCACCGGACACTCGTTCCCGGAACCGTCTCGCTCGCTCCGTACCGGACACTCGTTCCCGGAGCCGTCTCGCTCGCTCGCCACCGGACACTCGTTCCCGGAGCCGTCTCGCTCGCTCGCCGCCGGACACTCGTTCCCGGAGCCGTCAGTCTCACTCACCGCCGGACACTCGTTCCCGGAGCCGTCTCGCTCGCTCACCGCCGGACACTCGTTCCCGGAGCCGTCTCGCTCGCTCACCACCGGACACTCGTTCCCGGAGCCGTCTCGCTCGCTCGCCACCGGACACTCGTTCCCGGAGCC CCGTCTCGCTCGCTCGCCACCGGACACTCGTTCCCGGATCCGTCTCGCTCGCTCCGTACCGGACACTCGTTCCCGGAGCC TCTCACTCACCGCCGGACACTCGTTCCCGGAGCCGTCTCGCTCGCTCGCCACCGGACACTCGTTCCCGGAGCCGTCTCGCTCGCTCGCCGCCGGACACTCGTTCCCGGAGCCGTCAGTCTCACTCACCGCCGGACACTCGTTCCCGGAGCCGTCTCGCTCGCTCGCCACCGGACACTCGTTCCCGGAGCCGTCTCGCTCGCTCACCGCCGGACACTCGTTCCCGGAGTTGTCTCGCTCGCTCGCCACCGGACACTCGTTCCCGGAGCCGTCTCGCTCGCTCCGTACCGGACACTCGTTCCCGGAGCCGTCTCGCTCGCTCGCCACCGGACACTCGTTCCCGGAGCCGTCTCGCTCGCTCGCCGCCGGACACTCGTTCCCGGAGCCGTCAGTCTCACTCACCGCCGGACACTCGTTCCCGGAGCCGTCTCGCTCGCTCACCGCCGGACACTCGTTCCCGGAGCCGTCTCGCTCGCTCACCACCGGACACTCGTTCCCGGAGCCGTCTCGCTCGCTCGCCACCGGACACTCGTTCCCGGAGCCGTCTCGCTCGTTCACCGCCGGACACTCGTTCCCGGAGCCGTCTCGCTCGCTCACCGCCGGACACTGC gtgtTAATGCGCCAATTGCAAACCACTCCAGTTTTATTgaaagtgtctgattacgaatag